A single region of the Variovorax terrae genome encodes:
- the ccsB gene encoding c-type cytochrome biogenesis protein CcsB: MNTATHASDTRVVTLNESYFSSRTWFDWLFAVLAVAGGLFAFSRYSGAMDVYEKGILLAAMPAVIWLGWFWRPLRVLMLVVAACSLLGILSYQGSLARADSVFWLKYFLSSQSAILWMSVLFFMSTAFYWLGMVGRGQSATMEMIGSRLAWAAVTMALIGTMVRWYESYLIGSDVGHIPVSNLYEVFVLFCWLTAAFYLYFEAQYNTRALGAFVMLVVSAAVGFLLWYTVVREAHEIQPLVPALKSWWMKLHVPANFIGYGTFSLAAMVAFAYLIKQQAHETRWHKLTPIWLLGAALCFVPIAFRQRGVAEAGGSYWVGYALISALIAAGILLGRKRIAARLPSPEILDDVMYKSIAVGFAFFTIATVLGALWAAEAWGGYWSWDPKETWALIVWLNYAAWLHMRLMKGLRGTVAAWWALAGLAVTTFAFLGVNMFLSGLHSYGTL; the protein is encoded by the coding sequence ATGAACACCGCAACCCACGCGAGCGACACCCGTGTCGTGACCTTGAACGAGAGTTATTTTTCCAGCCGCACCTGGTTCGACTGGCTGTTCGCCGTGCTGGCGGTGGCCGGTGGCCTGTTCGCCTTCTCGCGCTACAGCGGTGCGATGGACGTCTACGAAAAAGGCATCCTGCTCGCCGCCATGCCCGCGGTCATCTGGCTGGGCTGGTTCTGGCGCCCGCTGCGTGTGCTGATGCTCGTGGTGGCGGCATGCTCGCTGCTGGGCATCCTGTCCTACCAGGGCAGCCTGGCGCGCGCCGACAGCGTGTTCTGGCTCAAGTACTTCCTGTCCAGCCAGTCGGCCATTCTGTGGATGAGCGTGCTGTTCTTCATGAGCACGGCGTTCTACTGGCTCGGCATGGTGGGGCGCGGGCAGAGCGCCACGATGGAAATGATCGGCTCGCGCCTGGCCTGGGCCGCCGTGACGATGGCGCTGATCGGCACCATGGTGCGCTGGTACGAAAGCTACCTGATCGGCTCGGACGTGGGCCACATTCCCGTGAGCAACCTGTACGAGGTGTTCGTGCTGTTCTGCTGGCTCACGGCCGCGTTCTACCTCTACTTCGAGGCCCAGTACAACACGCGCGCGTTGGGCGCCTTCGTGATGCTGGTGGTCAGCGCGGCGGTGGGCTTCCTGCTCTGGTATACCGTGGTGCGCGAAGCCCACGAAATCCAGCCGCTGGTGCCCGCGCTCAAGAGCTGGTGGATGAAGCTGCACGTGCCGGCCAACTTCATCGGCTACGGCACCTTCTCGCTGGCGGCCATGGTGGCCTTCGCCTACCTGATCAAGCAGCAGGCCCATGAAACCCGCTGGCACAAGCTGACGCCGATCTGGCTGCTGGGCGCGGCGCTGTGCTTCGTGCCTATCGCCTTCCGCCAGCGCGGCGTGGCCGAGGCCGGCGGCAGCTACTGGGTCGGCTACGCCCTGATCTCGGCGCTGATCGCCGCGGGCATCCTGCTGGGCCGCAAGCGCATCGCCGCGCGGCTGCCGTCGCCCGAGATCCTGGACGACGTGATGTACAAGTCGATCGCGGTCGGCTTTGCCTTCTTCACCATCGCTACCGTGCTGGGCGCCCTCTGGGCCGCCGAGGCCTGGGGCGGCTACTGGAGCTGGGACCCGAAGGAGACCTGGGCCCTGATCGTCTGGCTCAACTACGCGGCCTGGCTGCACATGCGGTTGATGAAGGGCCTGCGCGGCACCGTGGCGGCCTGGTGGGCGCTGGCGGGGCTGGCGGTGACCACCTTTGCCTTCCTCGGGGTCAACATGTTCCTGAGCGGCCTGCACAGCTACGGAACCTTGTAG
- the msrP gene encoding protein-methionine-sulfoxide reductase catalytic subunit MsrP — MLIKTPRDGFIHSSASDITPRHVYEGRRDLLKLMATGVAGATLATWAARDARAQVARPGKLAALPGAKSAVAGAVTMEKLTDYKDATSYNNYYEFGTDKSDPAKNAHTLKTTPWTVEVDGLVKKPARYALEDLLKLSAQEERIYRLRCVEGWSMVIPWVGYSLAELIRKVEPLGNAKYVEFITLADPKTMPFVGSRVLDWPYVEGLRLDEAMHPLTLLAFGMYGEVLPNQNGAPVRLVVPWKYGFKSGKSLVRIRFTDREPATAWNKAAANEYGFYSNVNPNVDHPRWSQATERRIGEDGLFAKKRKTLLFNGYEPQVGQLYAGMDLKKNY, encoded by the coding sequence ATGCTGATCAAGACCCCTCGCGACGGTTTCATCCATTCGAGCGCCAGCGACATCACGCCGCGGCACGTGTACGAGGGGCGCCGGGACCTGCTCAAGCTCATGGCCACGGGCGTGGCCGGCGCCACGCTGGCCACCTGGGCGGCCCGCGACGCGCGGGCCCAGGTGGCGCGGCCGGGCAAGCTGGCCGCATTGCCCGGCGCGAAGTCGGCGGTGGCGGGTGCGGTGACGATGGAAAAGCTCACCGACTACAAGGACGCCACCTCTTACAACAACTACTACGAGTTCGGCACCGACAAGTCCGACCCGGCCAAGAACGCCCACACGCTCAAGACCACGCCCTGGACGGTGGAGGTCGATGGCCTGGTGAAGAAGCCCGCCAGGTACGCGCTGGAAGACCTGCTCAAGCTCAGTGCCCAGGAAGAGCGCATCTATCGCCTGCGCTGCGTCGAGGGCTGGTCGATGGTGATTCCCTGGGTTGGCTACTCGCTGGCCGAGCTGATCCGCAAGGTCGAGCCGCTGGGCAATGCGAAATACGTCGAGTTCATCACGCTGGCCGATCCCAAGACCATGCCCTTCGTCGGCTCGCGCGTGCTTGACTGGCCCTATGTGGAAGGCCTGCGCCTGGACGAGGCCATGCATCCGCTGACGCTGCTGGCCTTCGGCATGTATGGCGAGGTGCTGCCCAACCAGAACGGCGCGCCGGTGCGCCTGGTGGTGCCGTGGAAATACGGTTTCAAGAGCGGCAAGAGCCTGGTCCGCATCCGATTCACCGACCGGGAGCCGGCCACCGCCTGGAACAAGGCCGCGGCCAACGAATACGGCTTCTACTCCAACGTCAACCCCAACGTGGATCATCCGCGCTGGAGCCAGGCCACCGAGCGCCGCATCGGCGAGGATGGTTTGTTCGCCAAGAAGCGCAAGACCTTGCTGTTCAACGGCTACGAGCCCCAGGTCGGCCAGCTCTATGCCGGCATGGATCTCAAGAAGAACTACTGA
- a CDS encoding sulfite oxidase heme-binding subunit YedZ, which produces MRASPWLMHPAAKPLVFAAALLPFAWLLYGVLTNNLGANPAEYLIRATGDWTLRFLCLVLAVTPLRVIAGLPALARFRRMLGLFMYFYAALHFLSYAGFDMSFALDDIAKDIAKRPFILVGFSAFVLLTPLAATSFNRAIRALGAARWQWLHRLVYGIAGLAILHFFWMRAGKHNFAEVAVYGAILALLLGWRAWRALGRLMDTPGAAGIKPVRR; this is translated from the coding sequence ATGCGCGCCTCCCCGTGGCTGATGCACCCGGCGGCCAAGCCGCTGGTGTTTGCGGCAGCCTTGCTGCCGTTCGCCTGGCTGCTCTATGGCGTACTCACCAACAATCTGGGCGCCAACCCGGCCGAGTACCTGATCCGCGCCACCGGCGACTGGACCCTGCGCTTTCTGTGCCTGGTGCTGGCGGTGACGCCGCTGCGCGTGATCGCAGGCCTGCCGGCGCTGGCGCGTTTTCGCCGCATGCTGGGCCTGTTCATGTATTTCTACGCCGCGCTGCATTTCCTGAGCTATGCCGGCTTCGACATGAGCTTCGCGCTTGACGACATCGCCAAGGACATCGCCAAGCGGCCCTTCATCCTGGTGGGCTTCAGCGCTTTCGTGCTGCTCACGCCGCTGGCGGCGACCTCGTTCAACCGCGCCATCCGGGCGTTGGGGGCGGCGCGCTGGCAGTGGCTGCACCGGCTGGTCTACGGCATCGCCGGCCTGGCCATCCTGCACTTCTTCTGGATGCGCGCGGGCAAGCACAACTTTGCCGAGGTGGCGGTCTATGGCGCCATCCTCGCGCTGTTGCTGGGCTGGCGGGCCTGGCGTGCGCTGGGCCGGTTGATGGACACGCCGGGCGCGGCCGGGATCAAGCCCGTCAGGCGTTGA
- a CDS encoding MBL fold metallo-hydrolase, whose product MSPPIEIYRDRHHACLMFTDLIEEDGQAVQANQFLIVDHGTGAVLDPGGNLAFNEMYLSISREFSPQRLSYLIASHADPDIIASLDRWLTSTPAKLVISRVWERFVPHFTKVGKTDGRIIGVPDGGGRLPLGESELWLLPAHFMHAEGNFHFYDPVSRILFTGDLGVSMTSGADAARPVTRLQPHLPRMEGFHRRYMVSNKILRLWTRMARQLDISMIVPQHGAPLQGAAIGEFMDWIENLMCGVDLFDDRSYQLPTAVIDGQSLQTRPSLRVVNA is encoded by the coding sequence ATGTCACCCCCCATCGAGATCTACCGCGACCGGCACCACGCCTGCCTGATGTTCACCGACCTCATCGAGGAAGACGGCCAGGCCGTGCAGGCCAACCAGTTCCTGATCGTGGACCACGGCACGGGGGCGGTGCTCGACCCCGGCGGCAACCTGGCGTTCAACGAGATGTACCTCTCGATCTCGCGCGAGTTCTCGCCGCAGCGGCTGTCCTATCTGATCGCCTCGCACGCCGATCCGGACATCATCGCCTCGCTCGACCGCTGGCTCACCTCCACGCCGGCCAAGCTGGTGATCTCGCGCGTCTGGGAACGCTTCGTCCCGCATTTCACCAAGGTCGGCAAGACCGACGGCCGCATCATCGGCGTTCCCGATGGCGGCGGACGCCTGCCTCTGGGCGAGAGCGAACTGTGGCTGCTGCCGGCGCACTTCATGCACGCCGAGGGCAACTTCCACTTCTACGATCCGGTCAGCCGCATCCTGTTCACCGGCGATCTGGGCGTCTCCATGACCTCTGGCGCCGATGCGGCGCGGCCCGTGACGCGGCTGCAGCCGCACCTGCCCCGCATGGAAGGCTTCCACCGGCGCTACATGGTGTCCAACAAGATCCTGCGACTGTGGACGCGCATGGCGCGCCAGCTCGACATCTCGATGATCGTTCCCCAGCACGGCGCACCGCTGCAGGGCGCCGCCATCGGCGAGTTCATGGACTGGATCGAGAACCTGATGTGTGGCGTGGATCTGTTCGACGACCGCTCCTACCAGCTACCGACGGCCGTCATCGACGGCCAGAGCCTGCAAACCCGGCCCAGCCTGCGCGTGGTCAACGCCTGA
- the lysA gene encoding diaminopimelate decarboxylase: MTARSLPGHPHVAYRGNDLFIEDVRLADLARQHGTPLFVYSKAAMLAALAAYQRGFAGRQAQICYAMKANSSLGVLQVFAQAGCGFDIVSGGELARVLAVGGDPRKVIFSGVGKTRAEMQEALQAGIGCFNVESEAELEVLSSVAVQAGQRAPVSIRVNPNVDPKTHPYISTGLKGNKFGVAHERALATYQRAAALPGLQVVGIDCHIGSQITEETPYLDAMDRVLDLVETIEAAGIPIHHIDFGGGLGIDYNGDTPPQADALWAQLLAKLDARGFGQRQLMIEPGRSLVGNAGVCVTEVLYLKPGEQKNFCIIDAAMNDLPRPAMYQAFHQIVPLSPRASAAATWDVVGPVCESGDWIGRDRALAVQPGDALAVLSAGAYCMSMASNYNTRGRAAEVLVDGDRATLIRTRESAADTFAHEQLLPG; the protein is encoded by the coding sequence ATGACCGCACGCTCCCTTCCCGGCCATCCCCATGTCGCCTACCGCGGCAACGACCTGTTCATCGAAGATGTGCGTCTGGCCGACCTGGCCCGCCAGCACGGCACGCCCCTGTTCGTCTACTCCAAGGCCGCCATGCTGGCGGCGCTGGCCGCCTACCAGCGCGGCTTCGCCGGGCGCCAGGCGCAGATCTGCTATGCGATGAAAGCCAACTCCTCGCTCGGCGTGCTGCAGGTGTTTGCGCAGGCCGGCTGCGGCTTCGACATCGTGTCGGGCGGCGAGCTGGCCCGGGTCCTCGCCGTGGGCGGTGACCCGCGCAAGGTGATTTTTTCCGGCGTCGGCAAGACCCGCGCCGAGATGCAGGAGGCGCTGCAGGCCGGCATCGGCTGCTTCAACGTCGAGAGCGAGGCCGAGCTTGAGGTGCTCAGCAGCGTGGCGGTGCAGGCCGGCCAGCGCGCGCCGGTGAGCATCCGCGTCAACCCGAATGTGGACCCCAAGACCCACCCCTACATTTCCACCGGCCTCAAGGGCAACAAGTTCGGGGTGGCCCACGAGCGTGCGCTGGCCACCTACCAGCGTGCCGCCGCATTGCCGGGGCTGCAGGTGGTGGGCATCGATTGCCACATCGGCTCCCAGATCACCGAGGAGACGCCCTACCTCGACGCGATGGACCGCGTGCTGGACCTGGTGGAGACGATCGAGGCCGCCGGCATTCCGATCCACCACATCGATTTCGGCGGTGGCCTGGGCATCGACTACAACGGCGACACCCCGCCGCAGGCCGATGCGCTCTGGGCGCAGTTGCTGGCCAAGCTCGATGCACGCGGCTTCGGCCAGCGCCAGCTCATGATCGAGCCCGGCCGCTCGCTGGTCGGCAATGCCGGCGTCTGCGTGACCGAGGTGCTGTACCTCAAGCCCGGCGAGCAGAAGAACTTCTGCATCATCGATGCCGCCATGAACGACCTGCCGCGCCCGGCCATGTACCAGGCGTTTCACCAGATCGTGCCGCTGTCGCCGCGCGCCTCGGCCGCGGCCACCTGGGACGTGGTCGGCCCGGTCTGCGAAAGCGGTGACTGGATCGGCCGCGACCGGGCGCTGGCCGTCCAGCCGGGCGACGCCCTGGCCGTGCTGTCGGCCGGTGCCTACTGCATGAGCATGGCCAGCAACTACAACACCCGCGGTCGGGCCGCGGAAGTGCTGGTGGACGGCGACCGGGCCACCCTGATCCGCACGCGCGAATCGGCGGCGGACACCTTCGCGCACGAACAGCTGCTGCCCGGCTGA
- the lptM gene encoding LPS translocon maturation chaperone LptM, with translation MLNAPQILVSAIALAASAAALSGCGQKGALFLPTGPAAAQRATLPETLRPRLPGEADSPAAPAKPAASAPATQ, from the coding sequence ATGTTGAATGCTCCCCAAATTCTAGTCAGCGCCATTGCCCTTGCTGCGAGCGCGGCGGCTCTGAGCGGCTGCGGCCAAAAGGGCGCCCTGTTTTTGCCAACCGGGCCGGCGGCGGCTCAGCGCGCCACGCTGCCGGAAACGCTGCGGCCCCGGCTTCCCGGTGAAGCGGATTCACCCGCCGCGCCCGCCAAGCCCGCAGCCTCTGCGCCGGCCACTCAGTGA
- the cyaY gene encoding iron donor protein CyaY has protein sequence MTDPEFMDRAEAVLRAIESCCDRINEETDVDIDNQRVGGMITLTFRNRSQIIVNLQKPLHEIWLAAKSGGYHYKFDSKEWRDTKDMGEFFANLSRSATAQAGQPLQFRG, from the coding sequence ATGACCGACCCTGAATTCATGGACCGTGCCGAGGCCGTGCTGCGCGCGATCGAGTCCTGCTGCGACCGCATCAACGAGGAAACCGACGTCGACATCGACAACCAGCGGGTGGGCGGCATGATCACGCTGACCTTCCGCAACAGGAGCCAGATCATCGTGAACCTGCAAAAACCGTTGCACGAGATCTGGCTGGCGGCCAAATCAGGTGGCTATCACTATAAATTTGATAGCAAAGAATGGCGGGATACCAAGGACATGGGCGAGTTTTTCGCCAATTTATCGCGCAGCGCCACCGCTCAGGCGGGTCAGCCCCTGCAGTTCAGGGGCTGA